In Thermodesulfobacteriota bacterium, the genomic window GAGATTTCCTCCGGCATCGGGATCTGGCGGACCAGCTCCCCGGTATCCTTGTCGAACACCTTGACCACGATCTGGTGAAGCTCCTTCTCGAATTCGATGCGCAGCTTGCGGTCCGCCACGGGCTCCACGTTCAGGGCATCGCGCAGCACTTCCTGGACCGTGGCGAAATCCGGCTCCTTCCCTGCCGCGCCCCTTTCCGGGGCCGCGGCCCTTCCGCCGGCCGCGGGCAGGGACGAAGCCGGCAGCGGGGATGCGGGCACGATGATGTCGGTCTTCACGTCCATTTGAGCCACCCGTCACCGGGGGGAAGGGGAGACCCCCTCCCCCCGATCGTCTACGTCCTTACTGCAGAAGCTGGAGAGCCGCCTGCGGCAGCACGTTGGCCTGGGCCACCATCGCGTTCGCGGCCTGGACGAGGATCTGGTTCCTCGTGAACTGCGCCGCTTCGTACGCGAAGTCCGCGTCCCGGATCGCCGAGTCCGCGGCCGTGAGGTTCTCCGAGGTGACCCGCAGGTTCGAGATCGTGGATTCCAGCCGGCTCATGACGGCGCCGAGCTCGCCGCGGGCCGCCGCGACCGTGCCGATGGCGCTGGTGACCATGTCGAGGTTCGACTGGGCGTGCGCCACCGTGCTGATGTCCGCCATCAGGCTGAGCTTGGAGGAGTTGACGGCCGCCATGCCGCTGAAGAAGGTGATCCGGTCGTTGGCCGCCACGTTCTGGAACCCGACCTGCAGGGTGACGCCGGTCGTGCTCATCGAGCCGTCCAGCAGCTTCGCGCCGTTGAACTCGGTGGCGTTGGCGATACGGTCGATCTCGGTCTTCAGCTGCTGGTATTCCTTGTCCAGGGTGATCCGCTCGGCATTGCCGAGGGTGCCGTTCGCGGCCTGCTCCGCCAGTTCCCGCATACGGCCGAGGATGTTCCCCATTTCCGAGAGGCCGCCCTCGGTGGTTTGCGCCATGGAGATGCCGTCCTGGGAGTTGCGGATCGCGACCGAGATGCTGCGGATCTGGGACCGCAGCTTTTCGGAGATCGCCAGCCCGGCGGCGTCGTCCTTCGCGCTGTTGATGCGGAGGCCCGAGGACAGCCGCTGCACCGAGGTGCCGAGCTGGGCATTGTTCGCGGCCAGGTTTCTCTGCGCGGACAGGGAAGCGATGTTGGTGTTGATGACAAGAGCCATGGTTCATTCCTCCATGAATTTTTTTTCGGGCGTCCATGCCCGGTCTCGAAGCCGCGGCCTCTTCGGCCCGCGAGCGTTTCGGCTGTATCGCCGGTCCCATCCCCCGGCGTCCGTTTCCCCCCTCCTCCCCAGCCTTAGTCTCGAACGGCCTCTGCACTTATTTATCGGTTGGGCCCCCCAAACCTTTAGGAAATTCCCGGGCGACCGGAGCCCCTTCCGGCGTCAATCCGGAGACGACCGCAAACCTACGTCAAAAAACCGACTGCCGCCGTCGTTCCTCCCGGCCTCGTCTGCTGCAAGTATCCTATAAATATGAAAAAAATATTGGGCATGCAATTTGCTGCCTATTTCGACATTCCCGATTCGCGGAGGGAAGGACCATGAGGCCGGCGGTACGCTTCAACCGATGAAACGCTTTCCCGAAGACTTCCTGCTTCGCGACGGCGTCTGGCATCCTCTCGTCGAGGACCCGATCGCGTATTCCGACGGCGACGCGCCGGAAGCGTATCTCCGGCAGACCCTGGAGGGGGCGGCCGACCTTTCGTCCTGCTCCCGGGAGCTGCAGCTGGCCATCAGGGACTGGCCATCGGAATATCACCTCTCACCGCTCCGGGCCAATATCCTCCGGCCACTGGGGATCGGAAAGGACGCCAGGGTGCTGGAGCTGGGATGCGGGTGCGGCGCGGTCACCCGATACCTCGGCGAAAGCGCCGGACGCGTCGTCGCGGTCGAGGGAAGCCCCGTCCGGGCGCGGCTCGCCCGGATGCGCTGCAGGGAGCTGGACAACGTCGAGGTCGTCGCCTGCAACTTCGACGACATGGATCCCAAGGGGCCGTTCGACATCGTGACGCTGATCGGGGTCCTCGAATACGCCGGCATGTACTGGCGGCGGGCCGGGGACCCGTTCGAGGGGGCGCTCCGGTTCGCCCGGGGGCTCCTCGCGCCGGACGGCGTGCTGGTCGTCGCCATCGAGAACAGGCTGGGCATGAAGTATTTTTCGGGATGCACCGAGGACCACCTGGGAAAGCCGTTTTCCGGCATCGAGGGATATCCCGCCCCCGGCGGCCCGCGCACCTTCGGCCGGCGGGAGCTCGTGGAGCTGGCGGAGCGGTGCGGCCTCCCGGAGACCGAGCTGCTTCTCCCCTTCCCGGACTACAAGCTCCCCTCCTCCTTCCTCAACGCACGCTTCGCCTCGGCGCGGGAATGCCGGGAGTACAACCTGGTCGACTGGTGCGGGGAGCCGTTCCGGGACTACACCCGTGAGCGGGAGCACCATTTCAGCGATCAGCTCGCCCTCTGCTCCGCGGCGGACGCCGGCCTGCTCCCGGAATTCTCCAACTCGTTCCTCCTCCTGGCTGCGGCGAAACCGATCGGCGCGGACTCGCCGGTCCGGCGGCCGGACTTCGTCGCACAGCGGTTCAATCTCCTTCGCTCCCCGGAGTTCCGGACCGTCACAACCCTCGCCGTGAAGAACGGGGCCCCCGTCCTCTCCAAGGCGCGGGCGGGCGACCACCCGCCGCTCCCGGATTCGCCGGTGACGCTTTCGGCGGAGCAGGGGATCCCCTTCATCCCCGGAGGCAGGTCGCTCTTTCTGGAGATGCTGCGTGCGGCCCGGCGCGACGACGGGGGGGAGGAGCTCGTGCGTCTCGTCGCACGGTGGGTCGCTTATCTGCGCGGGCGCGCGCTCCCGGGAACGGAGCTCCTCCCGCCCGACCATATCGACTGCCAGCCGGGGAACCTGATCCTGGACCCGTCCGGCGCGCTTCGCTACATCGACGACGAATGGCGCTGGCACGATCCGGTCCCCATGGACTGGGTGCTGTACCGCGGCCTCTTCGACTTCTGGCACCGGTGCCGGCAATGGGTCGTCCGCTTCCTGCCGCAACCGGACCCGGTCCTCGGCGATTTTATCGGCTGGGCGCTCCCGGCGTCCGGCGCATCGATCGGAGGCGAACGCCTCGAGGAGCTGGCGAACATGGAGAAAGCGCTCCAATCGGCGATCTTCCCTTTCCGGCGGCCCGCGGCGCCCTTAAGCGAAGAAGAGGCGTCGGTCGCCCGGGTCGAGGAGCTGTTCGGCGCCGGGGAGCTCCTCCCCGCGCTGACCCTCGCCGGCGACATCGCGAAAAGGCATCCGCGGAACGCGACGAACTGGAACAACCTCGGCGTGATCCTGAACCGCCTGGAAAAGACCGACGAGGCGAGGGAATGCCTCCGCATCGCCCTTTCCCTGGACCCCGGACTGGCGGACGCGTCGGCCAACCTCGAGGCGATGGGGGAAGGCGCCCCCGCGACGAAGGAAGCCGCGCCGGGGAGCGACGGCTTCCGCGTCGTGGCGATCGTCGCCGCGTACAACGAGGGCGACGTGATCCGGCACGCGATCGGCGACCTGATCGCGCAGGGGATCGAGGTCTACCTCATCGACAACTGCTCCACCGACGACACGGTCGCGCAGGCCTCCGCCTGGCTGGGCAAGGGGCTGATCCGCATCGAGCGGTTCCCCGACGACGCGGGGTACCCGGCGGAGCTGCGGCACCGGTACGCGTGGAAGGAGATCCTCCGGAGGAAGGAGGAGGTCGCGGCGACGCTTCGGGCCGACTGGTTCATCCATCACGACGCGGACGAGTTCCGCGAATCGCCCTGGCCCGGCCTCACCCTGAAGGAGGCGATCCGGGTCGCGGACGCCATGGGCTACAACGCCCTCCAGTTCGCCGTCTTCAACTTCAAGCCCGTGGACGACGGGTTCGTCCCCGGCACCGACGTCCGCGAGCACATGAAGCACTACCTTCCGCTGCCCGAGCACGCCAGCCACGCCCAGGTCAAGGCGTGGAAGAACCTCGGGGTACGGCCGGAGATCGTCGAGAGCGGCGGGCACGACATCCTTTTCGAGGGGCGCAGGATCTTCCCCACCCGGTTCCTCCTGAGGCACTATCCCGTCCGGGGGCAGCGCCACGGCGAGAAGAAGGTGTTCGAGGACAGGAAGCGCCGGTTCTCCCCGGCGGAGCGGGAGCACGGCTGGCACCGGCAGTACGACCACATCGAGGACAGGGGCCACGACTTCCTCTGCGATCCCGCCGGGCTGCACCTGTATGACCCCGACGCGGCCCGCCTCCAGATCCTCTCCTACCAGACGTTCTCGCTGTCCGAGAAGGTCCTGGGCGAGGAGACGGTGGGCCGGCTCGTCCGGGAGGGCTGGTACGACCGGAGGGCGCTCCGCGTCGAGCGGGAGATCCTGAAGATCTGGTAGGGCGGAAGGCGGGGGGACGGGAGCGGGCATGGACCACGGAACGATGGAGATCACGACGGTCGTCGGCTGCGGGGTGCGCTGCCGGTACTGCCCGCAGGGCCGGCTCGTCGCCCGGTACCGAGGCATGTCCGGCGTCCCGAAAATGAGCTTCGACCTGTTCCGCGATTGCCTGCGGAAGATCCCCCCCGGGGTGCGGATCGATTTCTCGGGGATGGCCGAGCCGTGGACCCACCCCGAGTGCACCCGCATGCTGCTGCACGCTGCGGAGGAGGGGCGGAAGATCGCAGTTTACACCACGCTGAAGGGGATGACGCACCGGGATTTCGACGCTCTCCGGGAGGTCGAATACGACTACTTCGTGATCCATGTCCCGGACGCGCTCGGCAATTCCGACCTTCCGGTAAACGACGTATACCTGGGGCTGCTCGATCGGGTCGTGCGGCATCCGTTGAACGTCACGGGGGAGCGCCAGTTCTCCTGCCACGGGCCGTTGCACCCGTCCGTCCGTCCGATCGTCGACGGCGCGTTCCCCGTCTTCGACACGTTGATCGACCGCGCCGGGAACGTGCGGGAGAGCGGGTTGCAGGCCTGTTCGCACGCGGGGCGGATCACCTGCGGACGTGCGGGAGACCGCCTGAACCACAACGTTCTCCTTCCCGACGGGACCGTGCTCCTTTGCTGCATGGACTACAACATGGAGCACATCCTGGGGAATCTGGCCGTTCAGGAGTACGTGGAACTGCTGGAGAGCACGGCCTCCCGGTCGGTTCTGAGATCGCTGGAAGAAGAAGGGGAACCGCTCTCGCTTTGCCGGAGATGCTCCGCCGCGGTGGGTATGGGGAACCGGGAGGCCGACCTGGTCGGGAGAGTCGAGAGACTCTACCTCTCGGGAGAGACCGCCTCCGCACTGCGCCTGGCCCGCGACATCGCGCGAAAGCATCCGGGGAACGCGACGAACTGGAACAACCTCGGGGTGATCCTCGACGGCCTCGGGAAAAAGGGGGAGGCGGCGGAGTGCTTCCGGATCGCCCTTTCGCTGGACGGCAGCCTCGGGGACGCCTTGGCCAACCTGGAGGCGCTGGGGATTTCCCCCCAGGCGGCCACCACCCTCAGACCGCTGCCCGCGTGCGCGCCGCCTGCGTCTTCCCGAGCATCCGGATGAAGCCGTCCAGGATGGCGGAATCGTAGCTCTGCCGCTCCACCTTCATCTGCATCAGGGCCTGGAACGGCGTCCCGGCGTCCTTGTACGGCCGGTTCGTCGTCATCGCGTCGTAGCAGTCGGCGATCGCGCAGATCCGGCCGAAGAGCGAGATCTCCCCTCCCGTGAGCCGGTTGGGATACCCCGTGCCGGAAAGCCGCTCGTGGTGCTGGAGGACGACCATGCGGGACTCCGCGGGGACAGCGTCGGAGGCGTCGAAGGTCTTCGCCCCTTCGACGACGTGGGTCTTCATGATCTCGTACTCCCGCTCGTTCAGCCGGCCGGGCTTGTTCAGGATCTCTGCCGGGATCGCGCTCTTCCCGACGTCGTGGAGCAGCGCCCCGATACCGAGAACGTGCACGTCGCTACGGGCCAGGCCGCAGGCGACCCCGATGCCGGCGCAGAGAACGGCGACGTTCACCGAGTGAGTATAGGTGTACTGGTCGTAGCTGTTCAGCATGATGAGGTCGAACAGGATGTCCTGGTTGCTCAGGATGCACTCCGTCAGGTCGGAGACGATCTTCATGCCTTTCTTGATGTTCTCCCCGCTCCGGGGGTTCTCCAGCAGGTCCTTGACGATCGTCTTCGACTTCTCCTTGATGGCGACCGCCTGGATCTTCTGCTTTTCCTCCCCGGAGGCGGCGTCGCGCGCCATGTCCGACACGACGGAATCCAGAAAAAGCTGATACCGCGCGATGTCCTCGTTCCGGATGACGAAGTCCCCGCGCATCGCCGCGAGCCCGCCGGGAATGGTCCCGAAGCCCTGCTCCGACGGGTCAACCAGCGGCGTGAGCCGCAGGTCGTAGAGCCGGTAGATCCCGAAATCGACCCGCTTCCCCTGGACCAGGAAGGTCCGGTCGATCTGGTAGTACTGTTGCTTGTGCGCGATGTATTCCTGCACCGTCTCGGGGTCTTCGGGATTCGCGGGCGTTTCGACGGAGGTCCTGTGGAGGTACAGGTCGAGCTCCCGGGCGTCGCGCGCGTCGACGTACACCTCGCCGACGCCGGCGCGCCGGAGCTCGGCCCTCTCCCCGGGGCCGTAAAGGGTCCCCGCGGAGTACAGTTTGGTGAAGACGTTCCCCTCGTTGATGAAGACGTCGAACGGCAGACGGGTCCCGACGGCCAGCCCCTCGGCGGGGAACGCCTTCCGGGACCCGTATACGTAAACCTTGTACGACATGCCGCCCCTCGCCCCCTCTTTCCCTACGGCGCCGGCTTCCCCGCACCCCGGTTCATGGAATAGACGAACGCAAGGATCTCCGCGACCGCCTTGTAAAGGTCGGGCGGGATCTCGCGGTACAGGTCGAGCGAAGCGAGCACCCGGACCAGCTCCCGGTCCTCCCGGATCGGGATCCCGTGCCTCCGCGCGGTCTCGAGGATCTTATCGGCAACCGCCCCTTTTCCCTTAGCGACGATTTTCGGGGCGGCGTCCTTCCCCCGCTCGTACCGCAGCGCCGCCGCCTCCCGGGGCCCGTTCTTCATGTTCATGCCTCCAGGTCGATCCCGTCCGCGGAGGGGACGCCGAACGCGACGCGCTCCCGCCGCTGGACCGCGAGCGCCGAAAGGGCCAGCCCCGCCTCCCGGAACCGCTTCCCGACCTCATCGGAGCGCGAGGCCAGGAGGGCGCGGGTCTCCTCGCTTTCGGGAGAAAGCGAGACGAAGAAGGAGCCGTCGTACATCGTCACCGAGACCGCCAGCTTTCCGATGGGGGCCAGGTCGAGGTTCATCGTGCACGTGTACGACTGCCCCTTCCCCCGGTCCCTCCTCCGGAACAGGATCTCGCCGTCCTCGAGCTCCTCCCAATCGAGCGCGAGCGGGGCGTGGAGGACGCCGTGGACGGCGGAGGAGACCTGGTACGACTCGATCGTGGAGAGCATCCCGTCGACCTTCACCGCCGTCTCTCCCGGGCTGATCCCCGACCCCCGCACCGCCGCCGAGCCGCCGAGCTCCCGCATCGCCTGGCCGACGCGCAATAGCGCTTCCTTCCGGTCGGCCGACCGGGGAACGCCTTCCGCCTCCAGGGCGAGCTTCGTCTCGAGCAGAACACCGGACCCCTCCACCGCCTCCCTCAGGCCCTCGCCCGTGAGCCGCTCCATGCCGGGAGCGCCTTCCAGGCGGGAGAAGCCCGGGATCGCCGACTTCACGGATTCGGGGAAGGCGCGGAACGTCTGCTGCGCCCGCCTCGCATCGGAGGCCGGCGCCCGGGTCCCGGCCGGGTCCGGCGACCGTCCGCTCTCCCGGTCGGCCGTTCCGAGGAACTGCAGCGAGATCTCGCCGTCCCCGTCGGTCACCTTGAGGAGGACGCACTCCCCCGCGTCGAGGGGGACCCGCGTCCGGGCGGACACGACGGCGCTTTCCCCGGACTCCTTCGTGATGCGGATCGATACGGTCCCGTCGGCCATGAGGGTCAGCACGTCGGCCTTGACGACGTCGCCGATCTTCAGCCGAAGGGCGCCTCCCGAAGAGGCCGCGAAGGTCAGCGCGTTCTCGATCCGGGCGATGCCGTCGATCCTGGGGAGGGATCCGGGGAAAACGGGGGGAAACGGAAAGGGGAACACGGGGCGTTCAGGCCCTGTCGATGACGGCCTGCACTCCGAGCATGCGGTTGGAATTGATCGCGAGGGGACCGTTGAGGTTCGCGATGACCTTGTCGCCTTCGACCCGCAACATCAAAAGGACCGCCAGCTCCTCCTCGCTTTCGATCTGGAGGAACCGCACGACGTCCTCGCCGAGGGTGATCTCCCCGTCGCCCGCGATCGTCTTCGGGTCCGTCACGATGAAGGCGACATCGGGATCCTCCACCGACTGGAGCCATTTCAGCGGGGTGTCCTTATAATCGATGAGGACGTACCGGTTCAGGGCGGGAAACCCGAGCAGGCCGACCGGAAAGCGGATGATCCTGTCTTCGCCGACTTCGAGGGGACCGAACCGGGACGTCGCGAAAGAGACCATCTATTTCACCTTGTCCTTCAGCTTCCTGAAATCGTCGGGCGTCAGCCCGGACGACACGATGTTTTCCGACTTGATCTTCTCGTAGATCTCCGCCCGGTAGATCCGGACGGCGGGGGGCGCGCTGATGCCGATCTGCACCTGGTTCCCGCGGATGGCCAGCACCGTCACCGTGATGTCGTCGCCGATCTTGAACGCTTCATCCGACTTCCTTGTCAGAACGAGCATTCCCCCCCCTGTCCCTTCCTGTGTCTATCCTCCTCCTGCGGCGTCAGTATACAGCGATTCCCGTCAGTCGAGGAAATCGAGGAGCGACTGCGAGAGCATTTTCGCCGTCGCCGCCTGGATCGCCTCGAGCACCGTGCCCGCCTTGGCGAGGTCGCTGGCGGTCGCGACGATGTCCGCGCCCTCCACGGAGGCGAGCGATTCCTCGGTCAGGAGATTCCGGTCCTCGAGCCGCGTCCCCTGGTCCTCGAGCCGGTTGAGCCGCGCGCCCAGGTCGGCCCGGACGTTGTTCACATGATCCTCCATGGCGTCGATCGGCGAGAGCAGCGCGGAGATCCTCAGCGTGTCGTTTCCCTCCATCGCCGAACACAGCAGGTCGGTCATCTCCATCGCGTTGTCGAAGGAGAACGAATCTAGGACCGTCGTGTCGTCGGAATCGCGGATCTCGACCGTGATCGTCGTACCGCTTCCGGGAATGTAGTGGGCATAGCGCCCGTCGGCGATCTCGACGACCTCCTCCGACGAAAGGGAATACCCGAAGGCGGCCGCCCCGGTGACGTTCTTCGGAATCAGCACGCCGTCGCCGACCGCCATGTTGACCGCCCCTGCGTCGCCCTGGTAGGCGTAGGAAGCGTCGAACGCGGGAGCGTCGGTCCGGAAGCCCGAGAAGAGGTACCGGCTCCCGGCCTTGCTGTTGGCCAGCGACAGGATCTGGTCCCGGAGCTGGCCGACCTCCTCCGCGAGCGCCGCCCGGGAGGACGCCCCCGTCGAATCGCTCGCCCCCTGGACCGCCAGCGCCCGCACCCGGGTCAGGGCGGTGTTGACCGAGGACAGCGCGGACTCCGCGGCCGTGATGGCGCTCGTCGCGTCGGAGACGTTGCCCAGGTACCGCTCGCCCGCGGCGATGGATACCTTGTAGTCCATCGCCCGGGAGATCCCCGTCACGTCGTCCGACGGCTTGTTGATCCGCTTCCCCGAGGAGATCTGCTCGTTCAGCCGGTACAGCTCCGAGAGCGACCGCATCAGGGAGTCGGTGGACTGGCGATACATCTGCTGCGTGGAGATCCTCATAACGAGAGCACCGTCTGGAGGAGCTCGTCCGTGACCGAGATCAGGCGCGCCGCCGCCTCGAAGGCCCGCTGATAGACGATGAGGCTCGTCGCCTCCTCGTCGAGCGACACGCCCGACGCGGAATCGCGCTGGTTGGCGAGCTCCGTGTGGAGGTTCGCGTCGAACGTCTGCAGGTCCGAGGCGTCCGCCGCCATCGAGCCGACCGACGTCACGAGCCCCGCGTAATATCCGGAGACCGTCGCGTTCCCGAGAGTGGATACGCCCGCGTCGGCGAGCGCCGCGATCCGCAGCGCGTTCCGGTTGTCGCCCGGCAGGGAGGACGCGGCGTCCGCCGCGGCGATCTCGTCGGTATCGGAAATCGAGACGCCGAAATTCGACACCGCGCCCGCGAGGGGGCTCACCGAGAACGAGTCGCCCGCGGCGACCGTGCCGGTCAGCGTGACCGAGATGCCGTCGAAGGCGATGGGGCTGCCCGAGGAGAACGTCCCCGTCGCGACGGTTGCGCCGGTGTCCCGGTTCTTCACGGTGTAGGCGCCGCCGGCCCCGATGGTCACGTCGTACTCGGAAAGCGTCAGGGCGCCCGGGTCCGTGATCGAAGCCGCGGTCACGTCCGCCCCGGCGGACGCGTCCGTGGAGGACAGCGTCAGGGGCGAGAAGAAATCGTTTCCCGTCGAGCCGTCGAGGCCGTACCCGCCGCGGTGGAGCGCGTTGATCTCCACCGTCAGCGCGGCGGCGAGGCGGCGGAGCCCCTTCAGCGGCCCCGATTCGATCGCGGTCCGCGCGTCGAGCAGACCGCTCACCCGCCCCTTCCCGATCCGGGGAGCGACGTCCACGCCGTCGATCTCGAGGCGGACGGCCCCCGACGGGTCGGCGGAGGCCGTCATCCCGTTGACCCGCGTGCCGTCGACGAGGTTGCGCATCCCGACGACGACGGTCAGCGATCCGTCCTCGTCCTCCCGGGTGCTGAGTTGAACGAGGTCCGCCAGCTCGGTCACGAGGGCGCCCCGCGCGTCGCGCAGGTCGTTCGCGGACGTGCCGGAGTCCCCGGCCTCGACCCGCACGATCTGCTCGTTGAGACGCGCGATCCCGTCCGCGAGCCGGTTGACTTCCCCGGCGATGTCGGCGATCTCGTCGTCGATCTCGCCGATCGTGTCCAGCAGGTCCTGCTCCATCTGCTTCGCGGCGGATACCAGCGATTCGGCGTCCGAGAGCAGGACCGTCCGCTTCGCCGCGTCGTCGGGGGACGAGGTGAGCGACTGCCAGGAGCCGAAGAACGCCTCGATGCTCTCCGAGAGCCCGACCCCCGCCGCGTCGTTGAACACCTGCTCCACCTGGGACAGGACCTCGTTCAAAGCGGTCGACCTGCCGAGGTTCTGCCGTTGGCCTAGGAGCTGCCCCTCGACGAATCGGGCGTAGCTCCGCTTGACGGCGGCGATCGACACGCCCCGGCCGATGTACCCGCTCGAATTGGCCGCCGGCGTGGCGATCTCGAGGACCACCTCCTGGCGGGTGTATCCGGACGTATTGACGTTGGCGATGTTGTGGCCCGTGACGTTCAGCGCGGTCTGGCTGGCGAACAGCGCGGACTTCCCGACGTTCAGGAGGTTCATCAGGGACATGTCACGTCTCCCGCGACAGGAGCGTCCCGGTGGCGGCGGTTTCCGTCCGCCGTCCGCCGAACGCGTTGAAGAACGCCGTGGCCGTCCGCACGCCGCTCAGGGAGCGGTCGACGAGGTGGCGGTTGAAGCCGTTCAGGTCCTCGATGCTCTGGACCAGCGAGACGAGCTTGAGACGGATCCCGGAAAGCTCGGCGTCGCCTGTCCGCTCCGCGATGGCCCGGAGAGTCAGCTCGCCGTCGCGCGGCTCCGGCCACTCCGCCGAGAGCGCCCCGGCAAGCCGCTGCCGTTCCTCTTCCAGAAGGCGCATGCGGAAGAGGAGAGTGTCCTTCTCCTTCGCGAGCCCCTCCACCGCCTTCGCGTCCAGTTCGATGAGGTGGGTCCTCTCCTTCTGGAGGAGGCCCACCAGCGATTTGCAGCACGCCTCCTGCTCCCGCAGGATGGCTTTCATGGAAGCCAGGGTGCTCATACGATCTCGTCGATCATCCTCCCAGCGATCTTGTCGGGGTCCGGAACGTATTTCCCGGTTTCGATCAAGTTCCTGATTTCACTTACCTTCTCCTGCCGGATCTCCGGGAGGGCGTTCAGGATCCCCCGGAGGTCCGCAATCTCCTTCGCGCCGCCCGACAGGTCGACCCGGTCGGAGACGGCCGCCTCCCTTTTCCCTTCCAACTTGCTGTTTTTGCTCGCGTTACCGATTCTGACGACATCCGCGTTCT contains:
- the flgM gene encoding flagellar biosynthesis anti-sigma factor FlgM — translated: MKIHGGRPPENADVVRIGNASKNSKLEGKREAAVSDRVDLSGGAKEIADLRGILNALPEIRQEKVSEIRNLIETGKYVPDPDKIAGRMIDEIV
- the flgK gene encoding flagellar hook-associated protein FlgK, with the translated sequence MSLMNLLNVGKSALFASQTALNVTGHNIANVNTSGYTRQEVVLEIATPAANSSGYIGRGVSIAAVKRSYARFVEGQLLGQRQNLGRSTALNEVLSQVEQVFNDAAGVGLSESIEAFFGSWQSLTSSPDDAAKRTVLLSDAESLVSAAKQMEQDLLDTIGEIDDEIADIAGEVNRLADGIARLNEQIVRVEAGDSGTSANDLRDARGALVTELADLVQLSTREDEDGSLTVVVGMRNLVDGTRVNGMTASADPSGAVRLEIDGVDVAPRIGKGRVSGLLDARTAIESGPLKGLRRLAAALTVEINALHRGGYGLDGSTGNDFFSPLTLSSTDASAGADVTAASITDPGALTLSEYDVTIGAGGAYTVKNRDTGATVATGTFSSGSPIAFDGISVTLTGTVAAGDSFSVSPLAGAVSNFGVSISDTDEIAAADAASSLPGDNRNALRIAALADAGVSTLGNATVSGYYAGLVTSVGSMAADASDLQTFDANLHTELANQRDSASGVSLDEEATSLIVYQRAFEAAARLISVTDELLQTVLSL
- a CDS encoding flagellar protein FlgN — encoded protein: MSTLASMKAILREQEACCKSLVGLLQKERTHLIELDAKAVEGLAKEKDTLLFRMRLLEEERQRLAGALSAEWPEPRDGELTLRAIAERTGDAELSGIRLKLVSLVQSIEDLNGFNRHLVDRSLSGVRTATAFFNAFGGRRTETAATGTLLSRET